A segment of the Lycium ferocissimum isolate CSIRO_LF1 chromosome 10, AGI_CSIRO_Lferr_CH_V1, whole genome shotgun sequence genome:
tcccatattagcTGGCCACTTTCTCTTTTACATGCcctttaagaaatcataaataaaaatatatttttactatattacccttatctctctccaataaattacactctaatcaatattggttACTTTGAAAAACAACTAatgttaaggataaaataggaaaaaattaattaattgtatcttgattttgtaaatggacaagtattttgggacagatatttttagtaatgtcgCCAACTAATATTGGACAGAGCGAGTAGTTAAGAGTATCAAAGAATTCCTAATTCGTGGTGTCTTATTTCTTGTCGAACTGGCCTATTTCAGTCTAAAAGTTCAACTTCTCATTTACTTTTACAAggataaataagaaaaagataaGGTTATAATTCTTATATTCTGCTTCATGAAATTATAAATGAAACTTGTAAATCTTTGGAGCAAAATTGGATGTACAAGTGGAAATTAATCATAGAGACCATTCTAGGTAGAaatattcttcttcatttttgctAGCTGCTTCATTTTTGTGGTCAAAACACCAATCAATTGAACTATTGAAGTAACTAATGAGTAAGGGAATCCAAAACTCTTAGTCTGGTCGCGTTCATAAACTATTTTTTGAAAGGTTTATCCATATTCTTTTgttccaaattcttcaaaacGTGTTTAATATTCCTTTTTAGTGCTAATTTAAGATAAGTTGGAACAAgccactaaaaaaaaatgaaatttccgAAAAGGTTTCATCTTTATCTTGGTGCATGCACCAAAAACTAccttttttcaaagaaaaagatAGTCCATCTTGGAAGGCCAATATTTTTTCCCGCCACAATTAGCGCATAGAAATTTTAGCTAAAGAAAAAACAATTTCTCCAGATTCTAGTGCTCCATAACAAAGAAGAATTTTCCCCATCTTCACCCCAATTGACACTCACTGACATTGATGGCAGTAAATTAAAGGTAGTCATGTCATAAATAATCTATCTATGAAAAGGATTAGAGGTTTAGAGTAGAGATATGCCGATTACTTTAGTATAGCAACACAAGAAAATGTTTAGCTACATCTAGCAGCAGCTATAAATATAATTAGTGATGAAAACATGAATTTATATAAGGAGATTATCAGTGGCGAAACTATGATCCCTTCACCAAAGGTTGATAGGCcccagtggcggatccaggattttcaatCAGGATGTTTGAAAAAACAAATGAACCAAtttttgcatttgttcagggtgttcaaaagtcaatatatgtacatgaacacATAAAATTGaccctaaatatacactgtaattttttgccgagagtgttcgggtgaacaccccgGGCCTTGACTGCATCCGCCCCTGATAGGCCCCCCTCTATAGTAAGTAATATTAGTAATCTAAAGATAAGGAGTTACTTGAACAGGCAGAGTCAGGATTTTTAAGTTTATGGTTCTAGCTAGACCACAATTAATTCTTTAAGCCACTGATCAGTTCTGCCAAACCTCTAGCTAGCATTATGGCTGCTCCACTGCTTACCTGCTATAACAAATTACAATGCAAATAGTTTTATACCGTCAGTATGTAAGTTAAATTTGTCTTCAATGTCTTTCATAAAAGAAAGGGATATATAATACATTGATCATCTCGAATATAAAAAAGTGGTAGAATTAGAGTTGTTGGTGAGGTTTTAGGAGGGAAATTTACCATGTCACGTAACCTATACTATGATGCCTTTAAGGAACTAACAGGGAAGGAGATCGATGTCTTCCTCTAGTCATGGGAATTTGAAATTTGTAAAGAGACCGACCAAATTCATCAAAGAATACAAAATGACTGAAAAAGTAAGATAGAGACAGGAGAGTCAACTAAGGATCTCTCCTCCCTCTTTCTTAATTTCTTACTccatccgttcacttttacgtgTCCACTTTGGACTTTTCACCCTATTTaaggaataataaatgaagtgcataatttactaATGTATCCATGttaattgatgcatatttttattgaatttgaaaaataatttaaagtgagtaattaattttatgagaaaaatagaaaaaaaaattattttttcttgatatgctaaaagtgacaagtaaaaataaaaatttatttttagaatattgATCAAGTAAAAGTGAGCAGAGGAGTATTTTGCAAAAAATGTTTGTTCAAAGTTTTCAATGGATGGAACAGCACAAATGTTTCATTTTCAATGGTTAGGACTAAATACAAAAAGCATATTGTGGGGACCCTTTTTCTTATTGGAGGGGGGTGGGGGTCTTAGTAATGATATATAAGCACATTCGAGGGTGCAAAATAAACACCATCATTTCCTTGGCCTAAAATCCATATAATTACACTCAAATTCCTACTATAGTATTTTAGGTAAAGATATCACAATATCTTTAAGTAGTATAGTTTTTCTAATTCTTCCACTACTCTTGGCTCCAAAAACTTTTGGCCCTTTGAcctgatttcttttttttttttttttttttaaaaagtcacTTATTGCCCTTGTCTTGATACTTGATTGtccctctcttctcttctcttctcttataTATTCCATCTTCCTTAACCATTTGTACAACTTAACTCCTAACATCTCACAAAATAACAGAGACACACACTTGGGAAGACACTGAGAGAATATGGCACCTGAATTTCAGAAGAGCACCATGTACGTCTCAAATGAACTCGAAAGTGGAGACGTTCAGAAAAACTTCGATGATGATGGACGCGAAAAAAGAACTGGTAAACATATTACAAAAACATAATTTCCTTAGTGTTGTTTTCAGAATCAGTAGGACGGGTTCTCTGAGTCCAACTAAAACATGTCACTTCTAGTTTCAAATTATTCATAACGTATACATAAACTAATTCAtacttaatatattttgaacccATTGGCTATAGATTCTGAATTCGCCTTTGACTGTTATCTTTCTTATTTGCAGGGACGTTGTTGACTGCGAGTGCGCATATTATTACTGCTGTGATTGGTTCTGGAGTACTTTCTCTAGCATGGGCTATAGCTCAGTTAGGATGGGTGGCTGGCCCTGCTGTTCTCTTTGCTTTTTCTTTCATCACTTACTACACTTCTACACTTCTTGCCGACTGCTATCGTTCTCCGGGCCCTGTTTCCGGAAAGAGAAACTATACTTACATGGACGTTGTCCGTTCTCACTTAGGTACTGTCATAATAATAATTATGACACTGTCAATAGATAAAAGTTAAATTCTCGCGAAAACATCAACATATTAAATTTTCTGGTTTTTGCTCTGTTTGCGTAATTTCCAAGATGGgtttttttaaagataaaatcaCTTAGAATAAGGACTGAAATTACGCTAGAGATCACTTGGGTATTAATGGGCGTTTgacatttcctttttctttatggTAAAAACAGGAGGTTTTAAGGTGACACTGTGTGGAATTGCACAATATGCTAACCTGGTTGGAGTTACCATTGGATATACTATTACAGCATCTATCAGTATGGTGTAAGTATAAAtgtctttatttttaaagaaaacattgcGACCTTTCTGTCAATACTTTGACTAATCTGATCTTATGACAATGTCATAACTACTGTATTAAATAATGATATTGTCATagtcttattttcttgtgttgttAATTAATACTAATAATGATTTTGTGTCAATTTTCAGGGCTGTAAAGAGGTCAAATTGTTTCCACAAAAATGGCCATGAAGCTAGCTGCTCAATTGATAGCTATCcatatatgattatatttgcAGTAATTCAAATAATTCTTAGCCAAATACCAAACTTCCACAAGCTTTCATGGCTATCCATTCTTGCTGCCGTCATGTCTTTTGCTTACGCATCTATCGGTCTTGGACTCTCCATAGCCAAAGCGGCAGGTACAGACTCTCTCGCCTACAAGATTAAATATTTTACAATATTATACTATTACAAAGTACCAAATCTTGATTTATGTGGTGTATTTTGACTGTCCATGAAGTTTAAGGAAGAAAGATTTCAAGCTTGTGATTCAAAACAAATcatttatatttaattgtgTGTTTATTAATTATCTCTCATTAAAGGTTTAATGAAAAACTTAAAGTTAAATTCTTCCAAATTATAGAGAGATAATATTTCTTCCGGACAAATTTAAAAGAAGACGCATCACATAATTcggaacaaaaaagaaaaaaatataagtatcATTTTTTATCAGGTTAGTAATTAATATTCATCATATGATTCATTTATGATTATCTATACAAATTAATGGTATATATTCTTTCAGAGTGTGCGAACTTAAACTCTTGAGAGTAGTTGCCTGGATCTTTGTACTTTGTGGTCCATAAAAAGAATTGTCCACAATTATACATATGTGTTTTATGTGTAGGTGTAGGGCATCATGTGAAGACAGGCCTAACAGGGGTCGTAGTTGGGGTGGATGTATCTGGAACAGAAAAATTATGGAAAAGCTTCCAAGCCATTGGAGATATTGCTTTTGCTTATGCTTATTCCACAGTTCTCATTGAAATACAGGCAAGCACCTTGATGATatatcttttaatattttattacgCCTATTTGATCTTTATTGTTTGCATGTGAAGTTGCATGAATTATGTGTAGCAAATGCACATGCCCCCTACGCACGCTTCAACCCCTAGTGTCATGCTCATGGCTGAAAGCAAAAGTAGCCGTCCCGTAAACGAATCTAGAACTAAATTCACTGAACTCAAAATGagtacttttttttctttcccagCAAATGAGTACTATATGATATAGTATAAGTATTTGTATACGTACCACTCTTTTAgatgtatacatataaatatatatatatagatggagAAAAAGATAATGAGTTCAGTTGAACTGACAAGGTGCAAAACTCGATTTAATTTGCCTCTGACtgacttttttatttaaaaatacatCAGAAACTTGAAAAATGCGCTTATATCCATTAAATATGTGTTTCAGTTTATGTGACACATTTCTTTattaatatatttcaaaaagAGTTATACATTTCTAAATCTAGATacaattaactttacacttcTCGCTTTGTCTttaataagtttcaaaagttctGTAATCAAGCAAAAATAtcacaacttttaaaaatttttaaattccgtgtaaattaaaattatattacATGAATTGGAACGAAGAGTGTATACATGAATTGGAACGAAGAGTGTATTCTTTTGTCATACAATTTTGTACAAATTGTTGACTCCCCAATGACCTGCTATACCCCACCTATtaattttcacccaaaaaaaaatctgaggAGCTCAGTTGAAATGTGTGCCCGACTAATTAACGAAGCGTTGCATGAGTTATCTATCTTTAGATATACTCGTGTATACGGTATACTTCGACAAATCTCTTTTATACTAGCGTTCAGTAATCAGTGTGCAGACAGTAGACAGTAGTCAGCCACATGTTCGGTTTTGTAGCATTAGGAATTAGGATTGGTCCATATTTtactatcaatatatatatacatatatagtgtTAAGATTTCACAAATATCAAGATACTAAAGTATTCCCTCCGTCCGCTAATGTCATGTCaccttaataaaaataaattactttttttcttcGATTAGAAAGACGACAATAATAATCCTTTCGATATCAAAAATCCAACAATATCAAGTTACTATGTGCCTtatccaatcatcatttagatgttatttTAACTTGTCATTTTTTGTCTACGGGTAGAGTTGGAAAAACTAGCtaatttatgtcttgatttttttaatgtgATACTTATTATGAGATAAATTTTTTTGACTAAGGCGACATTTATTATGAGACGGAGGAAGTGTCTTATGGCGGTCTGCTTCATTTGAAAATTGTCTTTCAATAACGTTaaaaaccattcattcttcatctttttctctTTAACTGAGAACCACAGCAAAAACTGACGAGCGttgtttttttcttaaagatttaCATTAGACTAGTGGACCACAGAATATGtagtttttatttctttcttcagaATATGATGTTTAAAGGCAGAATAGTAGTATATTATTCCACATGGACCATGACTTTGGGTCGCAGATTCTTTAGGCCTTTTCacaaaaagaaagtgaaagccCACTATCACGCTTCTTAATTCTTATTCGTTCCATAACAACCATCCCTTTTTTGTGCAATTATCCGATTATGTCAATTTTTTAGTATTGTGACATCTTTTATTGTTTGTCATAGGATGTAATTAGAGCAAGAATTTATTTCAGTGGTCACTTTCTCTCACTTCATGATAATCAAAAAACCACAAACACCTTTACAACTTGTTTGgaatttttcccaaatcaaacaATCTTGTGGTCAGACTTGACAGAATGACTAAGATTTTTTAGATAAATGGCTAACAGAATTTCCTTATAATGAAAGATTTACTAGATCGGCAGAGCCAGTAACTTAGACCAAATGTACATATAATAAACTTTAAaatccataaacttcaaatttggATCCACCTCTAGATTGTCTCAGGCATTTGACACTCACTGTACCAGAGGACACAATTTTGAAATACCAATCAGCGAACGAACAGGGAGACAGTGAGAATTGAACACACACTTAAGGACAGACACCTAAGCATAGGTAGCGAGAGCAATGAGTTGTCATAGATTTTTCGCACTCACTAGTCACTATACCAAAGGGACACAGTTTTAATATAGTTACGATTGGGTATAGGTTAAATTGTTCGAACTCACCAAAGATGTTGTCACACCAGTGTCGAATAATTCAAAGAATGGACTATTTTTGGAAGATCGGGCTCGCAACCAATAGCATTTTTTGAAGATTCCAAGCAACATAGAATATAGGCCCAACATGTCGCAAATTTTTCACAATATTTAGATAGGTGATAATGCAGTCATATTTAGACATATTATTGATTAATCAGCTCCTTAATTGCAGGACACGCTGAGATCATCACCTCCTGAAAGCAAGGTAATGAAGAGAGCATCACTAGCCGGAGTTTCCACGACAACCTTATTCTATATACTATGTGGTACCATTGGCTATGCAGCCTTTGGAAACGATGCTCCAGGAAACTTCCTCACTGGCTTTGGATTCTA
Coding sequences within it:
- the LOC132033539 gene encoding amino acid permease 6-like, which codes for MAPEFQKSTMYVSNELESGDVQKNFDDDGREKRTGTLLTASAHIITAVIGSGVLSLAWAIAQLGWVAGPAVLFAFSFITYYTSTLLADCYRSPGPVSGKRNYTYMDVVRSHLGGFKVTLCGIAQYANLVGVTIGYTITASISMVAVKRSNCFHKNGHEASCSIDSYPYMIIFAVIQIILSQIPNFHKLSWLSILAAVMSFAYASIGLGLSIAKAAGVGHHVKTGLTGVVVGVDVSGTEKLWKSFQAIGDIAFAYAYSTVLIEIQDTLRSSPPESKVMKRASLAGVSTTTLFYILCGTIGYAAFGNDAPGNFLTGFGFYEPFWLIDFANVCIAIHLIGAYQVFCQPLYGFVEARANQRWPDSKFITSEHNVRVPCCGTFNFNLFRLVWRTAYVVLTAVIAMIFPFFNDFLGLIGAGSFYPLTVYFPIEMHIAQRKIPKYSFTWVWLKILSWTCLIVSLVAAAGSIQGLATDVKHYKPFSSQQ